From Brassica oleracea var. oleracea cultivar TO1000 chromosome C3, BOL, whole genome shotgun sequence, a single genomic window includes:
- the LOC106330530 gene encoding uncharacterized protein LOC106330530, with amino-acid sequence MRSMLQLKQELQTFLRWARSLRIPLNATVSQAVSKGNWNLPPARSKSAETLQIILSTMSVPSAESGGDVYLWRNQSGGFGPSFSAHVTWEMIRMPSPLVPWQSVVWFKEELPRCSFITWTVYLGRLPTSDRLISWRLSVPTGCVLCSAADESNSHLFFECVFAAATWSRFCGRYMASPPASLAAVLDSHYKKT; translated from the exons ATGAGAAGCATGCTTCAGCTGAAGCAGGAGCTTCAAACCTTTCTCCGAT GGGCTCGGTCTCTGAGAATACCTCTCAATGCTACTGTCTCTCAGGCGGTTAGTAAAGGAAACTGGAACCTACCACCAGCTCGCTCTAAATCGGCTGAGACTCTACAGATCATTCTATCGACTATGTCAGTCCCGTCTGCTGAAAGTGGTGGTGATGTTTATTTGTGGCGTAATCAATCTGGCGGCTTTGGTCCGTCTTTCTCTGCTCATGTTACTTGGGAGATGATCCGTATGCCTAGCCCTTTAGTTCCCTGGCAGTCCGTCGTGTGGTTCAAAGAGGAGCTCCCTCGTTGTTCCTTTATAACTTGGACTGTCTATCTTGGAAGATTACCTACGAGCGACCGCTTGATCTCATGGAGGCTATCTGTTCCAACAGGTTGTGTCCTATGCTCTGCAGCTGATGAGTCTAATAGCCATCTTTTCTTTGAGTGTGTTTTTGCGGCTGCTACTTGGTCTCGTTTTTGTGGCAGGTACATGGCGTCTCCCCCGGCTTCGTTAGCGGCAGTCCTTGACTCGCACTACAAGAAAACATAA
- the LOC106332863 gene encoding uncharacterized protein LOC106332863, giving the protein MVAVDVKEKNSGSSLKFLCSYGGRILPRSTDGKLRYVGGHTRVLSVHRSISFEELIKKLFEFCGYSVDLRCQLPNGDLETLISVKSDEDLANIVEEYDRVSGAKIRAVLSPPRAHRQGSPSSSSSDRSPKSPFSVSRSPFSVTPSPPNSPSSAYGRYLQSRYCLPPTDLSRRSNHRYGESYCYACRGHKNSSLIRH; this is encoded by the exons ATGGTGGCCGTCGATGTTAAGGAGAAGAACAGTGGAAGCAGTCTTAAGTTTCTATGCAGTTATGGCGGCAGAATCCTCCCTCGTTCTACAGACGGGAAGCTCCGTTACGTCGGAGGTCATACCAGAGTCCTCTCCGTCCATCGTTCCATCTCTTTCGAAG AGCTAATCAAGAAACTATTCGAATTCTGTGGATACTCCGTTGATCTACGATGTCAATTACCTAACGGAGATCTCGAGACTCTAATCTCCGTCAAATCAGATGAGGATCTAGCCAACATCGTCGAGGAGTACGATCGCGTCTCCGGAGCCAAGATCCGAGCCGTTCTATCGCCTCCGAGAGCGCATAGACAGGGATCTCCGTCGTCTTCAAGCAGCGATCGATCTCCCAAATCTCCGTTCTCGGTCTCGCGTTCGCCGTTCTCCGTTACGCCTTCCCCGCCGAACTCGCCGTCGTCGGCGTACGGGAGATATTTACAGTCTCGGTATTGTCTGCCTCCCACGGATCTCAGTAGAAGATCAAATCACAGATACGGAGAATCATATTGCTATGCGTGTCGTGGACATAAAAACTCTAGCCTCATCCGGCATTGA
- the LOC106330531 gene encoding uncharacterized protein LOC106330531 has product MITLLPRARIWNVEGRVRGMNLGNGRFQFDFDKEEDLVMVLNKRPCHFNHWIFALERWEPSTSEDFPNTIPFWIKVTGFPVHFWNDDAFTAIVKALGKKEAIDAKYARIQVSINADRPLKMEARVEFPNGDIGKVNLTYEGLNRHCFGCKRISHDIYSCPDLSQEEREQKIKELQELNPTGAQGYSHQALSGPAGNYRSNGPNNKRRRSPNGDVYQRSPSRDEYPGQSREGKRQKET; this is encoded by the coding sequence ATGATTACTCTCCTTCCGAGAGCACGTATCTGGAACGTAGAAGGGAGGGTCCGTGGAATGAATTTGGGCAACGGTCGTTTCCAATTCGATTTTGATAAGGAAGAAGATTTGGTTATGGTTCTAAACAAGAGGCCTTGTCACTTCAACCATTGGATCTTTGCGCTGGAACGATGGGAACCGTCCACAAGTGAGGACTTCCCTAATACTATTCCTTTTTGGATCAAAGTTACAGGATTTCCAGTCCATTTTTGGAACGACGATGCTTTCACTGCAATTGTGAAAGCGCTGGGGAAGAAAGAAGCTATCGATGCAAAATATGCTCGAATCCAGGTTTCTATCAATGCTGATCGTCCTCTAAAGATGGAGGCACGGGTAGAATTCCCGAATGGAGATATAGGTAAAGTAAACCTAACGTACGAGGGACTCAACCGACATTGCTTTGGATGCAAGCGTATTTCCCACGACATATACTCTTGTCCAGATCTATCTCAGGAGGAACGGGAGCAGAAGATTAAGGAACTACAGGAGCTCAACCCAACAGGAGCACAAGGGTACTCGCATCAAGCTCTCAGTGGACCGGCGGGGAACTATAGAAGCAATGGTCCAAATAATAAGAGGCGTCGATCCCCCAACGGTGATGTCTACCAAAGATCACCGTCGCGTGATGAATATCCTGGTCAATCCAGAGAGGGAAAACGGCAAAAGGAAACATGA
- the LOC106335965 gene encoding probable inactive purple acid phosphatase 29 — protein MADNKTKTRLFDFFLLSVSLVGLCLASASAQSRKLSFGVNGQFKILQVADMHFANGATTRCKNVLPSQLAHCSDLNTTAFMSRVIAAEKPDLIVFTGDNIFGSDVKDAVKSMDAAFAPAIASKIPWVAVLGNHDQESTLSRQELMNYIVKLPNTLSQVNPPEAAHYIDGFGNYNLEIHGVAESSLQDKSLLNLYFLDSGDYSSVQSLKGYDWIKTSQQFWYDQTSKRLQREYSEEPNPQQGTAPGLAYFHIPFPEFDNFDTKSATTGVRQEATGSATTNSGFFTTLVARGDVKSVFVGHDHVNDFCGEIKGVNLCYGGGFGYHAYGKAGWERRARVVVANLNKKGTGSWGDVKSIRTWKRLDDEHLSVIDAQVLWNSSPSGSGVCRL, from the exons ATGGCGGACAACAAAACAAAAACAAGATTGTTTGACTTCTTTCTCCTCTCCGTGTCTTTGGTTGGTCTCTGTTTAGCTTCAGCATCAGCACAAAGTCGCAAACTCAGTTTCGGCGTGAACGGCCAGTTCAAGATACTGCAAGTGGCGGATATGCACTTCGCAAACGGCGCGACTACTCGGTGTAAAAATGTTCTTCCTAGCCAATTGGCACACTGCTCCGACCTCAACACCACCGCCTTCATGTCGCGAGTCATCGCCGCCGAGAAACCTGACCTCATCGTCTTCACCG GTGATAATATATTTGGGTCTGATGTTAAAGACGCTGTGAAGTCCATGGACGCTGCTTTTGCTCCAGCAATTGCTTCTAAGATCCCTTGGGTTGCTGTTTTGGGAAACCATGATCAAGAATCTACGTTGTCCCGACAAGAACTCATGAATTATATCGTGAAGCTTCCCAACACTTTGTCTCAAGTGAATCCTCCTGAGGCTGCTCATTACATCGATGGGTTTGGTAATTACAATCTTGAAATCCATGGAGTTGCTGAGTCGAGTTTACAGGACAAATCTCTTCTCAATCTCTATTTTCTAGATAGTGGAGATTACTCTAGTGTTCAGTCATTAAAAGGTTATGATTGGATCAAAACTTCTCAGCAGTTCTGGTATGACCAGACTTCGAAACGTCTCCAG AGGGAATATAGTGAAGAGCCTAATCCTCAACAAGGTACAGCTCCAGGACTAGCTTACTTCCACATTCCATTTCCGGAGTTTGATAACTTCGACACAAAGAGCGCCACAACAGGAGTGAGACAAGAAGCTACAGGCTCAGCTACCACAAACTCAGGGTTCTTCACGACACTGGTAGCTAGAGGAGATGTGAAGTCAGTGTTTGTGGGTCATGACCATGTCAATGACTTTTGCGGTGAAATCAAAGGTGTGAATCTATGCTATGGTGGTGGGTTTGGATACCATGCGTATGGCAAAGCTGGGTGGGAGAGGAGGGCGAGAGTTGTTGTTGCTAATTTGAACAAGAAGGGTACAGGAAGCTGGGGAGATGTGAAATCGATTAGAACATGGAAGAGGCTTGATGATGAGCATCTCTCTGTTATTGATGCTCAGGTTCTTTGGAACAGTTCTCCAAGCGGATCGGGTGTTTGTCGTTTATAA
- the LOC106332150 gene encoding nucleolin-like — protein MLQFPTLMSQFPSLTKTIPASHLLPIQWPQPQNEEILLAMEEAEFEEKCTEIRKMSPSVPVVGKPVVDNHQEEDDNEADDDDDDADNAEESDGEEFEQETG, from the exons ATGTTACAGTTTCCGACGTTGATGAGCCAGTTTCCGTCGTTGACGAAGACGATTCCGGCATCGCATTTGTTACCTATACAGTGGCCCCAGCCCCAGAACGAAGAGATTCTTCTCGCCATGGAAGAAGCTGAGTTCGAAGAAAAG TGCACCGAGATAAGAAAGATGAGTCCTAGCGTACCCGTAGTAGGAAAACCAGTCGTCGACAACCATCAAGAAGAAGACGATAATGAAGCTGATGATGATGATGATGATGCAGACAATGCAGAGGAATCAGATGGTGAAGAATTCGAGCAAGAAACTGGTTAA